The following nucleotide sequence is from ANME-2 cluster archaeon.
CCATTATCGGGGATACACTTGGACGCATCCTGGAAAAAGCAGGGTATGAGTTGGAGACCCAGTACTACATCAATGACATGGGCAGGCAGATAGCCATTGTCTCATGGGCGCTGGAGCATTTTGATTTTGATACTGAAAAGAAATCAGACCATGCCATCGCAGACATCTATATCCAGGCAAACAGGGTGTTGAACGACGAACCTGATAAAAAGGCCGAGATCGATGAACTGATCCAGCGCATCGAACACGGTGACCCGGACGTGACAGAGCGCTTCAAACATGCTGTTGATCTTGCCATGGAAGGTATCAAACAGACCCTGGGGCGCATGAACATCCACCATGATTCATTTGCCTGGGAATCCACATATGTCCGTAATAGCAGTGTCAGCACCACAGTGAGCCGAATAAAGGATACGGGCAGGACTGTCATTGATGATGGTGCCCTGATGGTCGATCTGTCTGATTATGGTTTTGAGAAAAAACTGGTGATACAGCGCAGTAACGGCACATCCCTGTACACAACCAGGGACCTGGCATACCACCTATGGAAGGCCGGACACTGCGACAGGATGATAGATGTGCTGGGAGCGGACCATAAACTGATATCCGGTCAGTTGAAAGCAGTGTTGAATGCACTTGATGAGAACGAACCTGAGATCGTGATCTTCGAGTTCGTATCCCTGCCCGAAGGCAGTATGAGCACCAGGCGGGGTAAGTTCATCAGTACCGATGAACTGCTGGACCAGATAAATACCCAGGCAATGGTGGAAGTGGAGAAACGCAGGCCTGACACATCAGATGATTTTAAGCAGGAAGTAGCGAACTTCGTGGGTATAGGAGCAGTCAGGTATGATGTTGTTAAGGTGTCACCAGAAAAATCCACGGTGTTTGACTGGCGTGAGGCACTGGATTTTGAGAAACAGGGTGCCCCGTTCATCCAGTACAGCCATGCCCGGGCATGCAGCATACTGGCCAATGCTAAAGGATCAGGTGTAAAGCTGGCAGACCTTAAACATAACATATCCATACTGGTGGAAGACCAGGAAATCGAACTAATAAAACATCTGGCCCGCCTTACTGCAGTTATCGATACGGCAGCTGTGGATCTAAAACCCCATCATCTTGCCACATATGCAAGGGAAGTGGCCGATTCTTTCAACCAGTTCTACAGGTACGTACCTGTGCTAAATGCCGAAGTCTCCCTGCGGGATTCAAGGCTGGTACTGGTGGACTGTGCAAGGAATGTGTTATCAATCGTGCTTGACACTCTGGGCTTACATGCACCAGAGAATATGTAAAGAAATACCGAAAAAGTAATTATCATTCTGCTCCTATCACAGGTGATCAGATTTTGAGGTCTACAAAATGAAATACCATGCCGAAGTTACCATCGGGCTAAAAAGCGGGATGCTTGATCCCGAAGCTACTACTATCCAGAAGGCACTCGAACACCTGGGATTTCCAACTGATTCACTGGAAATGCAAAAATGTTTTGTTCTCGAACTTGATGCGCCTTCCAGGGATGAGGCCAAATCCAGGGTGGATGAGATGTGCAGGCGGCTGCTGGCAAATCCTGTGATACATAATTATGATATAGAAATAGAGGAATCAGGATGAAGATCGCTGTACTCCAGTTCGGCGGCAGCAATTGCGACTATGATGTGCAGTATGTGCTCACTGAGGTTGTGGGCGTGGATGCCGAACTTGTTTGGTACAAGGACGAACTAAAAGGATATGATGGCGTGGTAGTTCCCGGAGGATTCTCGTACGGCGATTACCTGCGGGCAGGCGCTATAGCTGCCAGGGCACCCATTATGAATTCGGTCAGGAAGATGGCGGATAAGGGACTGCCTGTAGTGGGTATATGTAACGGGTTCCAGATACTGGTGGAATCTGGATTATTGCCTGGTGCACTTATGACCAACTGCTACCCGAAGTTCAGGTGTGATCGGGTCAACCTGAGGGTGGATAATAATACATCCCCGTTCACAAATTCTTTCAAAAAAGGCCAGGTCATCAGGATACCCATTGCACACATGGAAGGCAATTATTTTGCACAAGAGCACACCTTATCCGAACTTAACTCACAGGACAGGGTCGCATTCAGGTATGTGGATGAGCAGGGTAATGCTACCAGTGAGGCAAACCCCAACGGGTCCAGTGAGAACATTGCGGGAATCCTTAATGAGCAGGGTAACATACTTGGGATGATGCCTCATCCGGAGCGGGCATCTGAAAATATTCTCGGTTCCAAGGATGGTAAAAAGATATTCGACTCGATGGTGGAATATATTTCATCATTTTAGTTATTGCTGGTATCTGGAAAGACTATCTTTATAAGCATATACACACAAATATTTAGTGAGATGTTTAACAAGATCAAACGGTATATTAAAATCCTGCAGGTTTTTCATAAATATAAACTTTACAGCATTTTATTAAAAGAATATAAGCAGAAACAAGAATCTGTGGATCTTTGTACCTGTCCTATCGACTTTGATCGCAAGTCAAATTCCGTCAAATTGCGTATGGCATTTGAGGAACTGGGGCCCACATTCATCAAGCTCGGCCAGGCCATGAGCAAACGACCTGATATTATACCAATTGAATATGGCAAAGAACTTGAGAAGCTCCAGGAAATGGTAAAGCCCTATGATTTTGAAAGAATGCAGCCAGCATTAAGTTTGGGTTTCTGTCCCGGATCGAAAGAAACCGGGAGATATTCCATAGATATTTTTGATAAATTTAACACAGAGCCAATAGCCAGTGCCTCTATTGCCCAGGTATATGAAGCTGTATTGAATGGGGAGAATGTGGTGGTCAAGATCGCCAGGCCTGGTATGATGGACGTGATCAATCTTGACCTGGATATACTCTATGACCTTAAGTTCATCTTTGTAAAACTCCTGAGGATCAAAACCCAGATCGATATCGACGGTTTCCTTGAGGAATTTAAAATAATGCTTAACCGTGAACTTGATTACCGCAATGAAGCCCTTAATATGGAACGTTTCAGGGAGAATTACAAGAATATCAAACAGGTTCGCATTCCCAAAGTATACTGGGAACTTACAAGTGATAAAATACTGGTAATGGAACATATCTATGGAGTGCCGCTAAGGGATTTCAGGACGTTTAGTTTGGATAAAAGAAAGAGGATCGCAAAACTCATCTCGTCCAGCTTTCTAAGGATGGTTTACATTGATGGATACTTCCATGCTGATCCTCATCCCGGTAACATATTTGTAATGAAGGATGGCGGCATCGCATACCTGGATTTCGGCGCAGTGGGTAAACTGGACTCGGAGATCAAAAAAGGAATGTACTCGATATTCTATGGTGTCTATATAAAAGATGTGGATCTGGCGGCCAGATCATTCCTTAAACTGGCACGTAAAAGCCCGGATGATATCGATATCCATGCCTTCAAATGGGATGTTGACGAGCTTATTACCAGACAGCACTATGGTAAGGGCGAACGCCATAGTGATGATTTTGTCAAACTTGCACTGAAATATGACCTATCCCTGCCGAGGACCTTCTCACTCCTGGAAAGGGCCCTTGTACTTATAGAAAGTACC
It contains:
- a CDS encoding arginine--tRNA ligase produces the protein MFLQFKSQVTQALTSALESNGLEVTYLSLEESVHADIASSVAFRLAPVCRKSPADIASMLAASINVPENGLIDRVETKGPYLNFFINQTFLDRTVSAIRAQGHDYGSQTGRGKVILEHTSANPNGPLHVGHIRNSIIGDTLGRILEKAGYELETQYYINDMGRQIAIVSWALEHFDFDTEKKSDHAIADIYIQANRVLNDEPDKKAEIDELIQRIEHGDPDVTERFKHAVDLAMEGIKQTLGRMNIHHDSFAWESTYVRNSSVSTTVSRIKDTGRTVIDDGALMVDLSDYGFEKKLVIQRSNGTSLYTTRDLAYHLWKAGHCDRMIDVLGADHKLISGQLKAVLNALDENEPEIVIFEFVSLPEGSMSTRRGKFISTDELLDQINTQAMVEVEKRRPDTSDDFKQEVANFVGIGAVRYDVVKVSPEKSTVFDWREALDFEKQGAPFIQYSHARACSILANAKGSGVKLADLKHNISILVEDQEIELIKHLARLTAVIDTAAVDLKPHHLATYAREVADSFNQFYRYVPVLNAEVSLRDSRLVLVDCARNVLSIVLDTLGLHAPENM
- the purS gene encoding phosphoribosylformylglycinamidine synthase subunit PurS — protein: MKYHAEVTIGLKSGMLDPEATTIQKALEHLGFPTDSLEMQKCFVLELDAPSRDEAKSRVDEMCRRLLANPVIHNYDIEIEESG
- the purQ gene encoding phosphoribosylformylglycinamidine synthase I encodes the protein MKIAVLQFGGSNCDYDVQYVLTEVVGVDAELVWYKDELKGYDGVVVPGGFSYGDYLRAGAIAARAPIMNSVRKMADKGLPVVGICNGFQILVESGLLPGALMTNCYPKFRCDRVNLRVDNNTSPFTNSFKKGQVIRIPIAHMEGNYFAQEHTLSELNSQDRVAFRYVDEQGNATSEANPNGSSENIAGILNEQGNILGMMPHPERASENILGSKDGKKIFDSMVEYISSF
- a CDS encoding AarF/ABC1/UbiB kinase family protein; translation: MFNKIKRYIKILQVFHKYKLYSILLKEYKQKQESVDLCTCPIDFDRKSNSVKLRMAFEELGPTFIKLGQAMSKRPDIIPIEYGKELEKLQEMVKPYDFERMQPALSLGFCPGSKETGRYSIDIFDKFNTEPIASASIAQVYEAVLNGENVVVKIARPGMMDVINLDLDILYDLKFIFVKLLRIKTQIDIDGFLEEFKIMLNRELDYRNEALNMERFRENYKNIKQVRIPKVYWELTSDKILVMEHIYGVPLRDFRTFSLDKRKRIAKLISSSFLRMVYIDGYFHADPHPGNIFVMKDGGIAYLDFGAVGKLDSEIKKGMYSIFYGVYIKDVDLAARSFLKLARKSPDDIDIHAFKWDVDELITRQHYGKGERHSDDFVKLALKYDLSLPRTFSLLERALVLIESTCLDLDPEYNIMSDVKTLSKEIARSKYSPTRLLEDFQMEWDNFYDLMKNVPTGINDIFESVKMFKEANVAKQENAIENRRFIISIFQNMF